CCTTAGGTTCGGTCCCGGTGGCGGTAGGCAAGGGATCGTGCGCTGGTCGATGCCCCAGGTCGCCTCGACCTCGACGTGCTCGTCGCCGCCGAGTACCCGCGCGCCGTCGAACCGGGCGTCGCCGTCGATCAGCAGCCGGCCGACTTCGGTCAGGACGGCGTCGTTCGCGGTGTCCCTCGCGACCGCCAATGCTTCGGCGACCCGCGCGATCTCAGATGCTCCCCCACGAGCCCGACCAGCGCCCAGCGCACCGCCGCCCGCGAGAGCTTCGCCCGGTCAGGCTCGAGGCGTTGACCGACAACGACGAGGCCGAGCTCGTCCAGGCGGCAGAACGTGGTCGGATCAGGACTGTGGAAGCTGGCGTCGGTCACGTCGAGGCTTTCTGGATGGGAGTCGCAGGCCCCCTCATCAGGGGACCTCGGCCCACGTCCCGACCAGATCAGACCACCAGCGCTACCCCTCAGATCGGAGGACCTGTCGGCCACCAGACTTGACGTAGACAGGTTCCTTGTCTACCTTCGAACGACAAGCTACTTGTCTATTGGAGTTCAGACTTATGACCATCACCAGTCCCGCCGGCGCAACCATCCCCGAGGTCACCCACCACGTCGTCGATCTGAACGGCGCCCCCATTCACTACGTCTCAGCAGGTGGCACAGGTTCCCCGATCGTGCTGGTGCACGGATGGCCAGAGACCTGGTGGGCTTTCCACAAGCTCATTCCGCTCCTCGCCCAGACGCACCGCGTTTACGCTCTCGATCTGCGGGGATTTGGAGACTCTGGAAACGACGACGTTGGGTGGGAAGAGCAAGTCGCTGCCGACGACCTGCACTATCTCGTCGAGCATCTGGACGTTGGCCCCGTTCACGTCCTTGTCCAGGACATAAGCGGAGGGGTCGGATTTCGCTTCGCCGCGACCTACACTGAAGATCTATTGAGCTTCACTGCGATCGAATCAACCCTGGCGGGATTCGGCCTGGAAATGCTCGCGGACGTCAACAGTTTCGGATCCTGGCACGTCGGCTTCCTCGGGGCTCCGGGCATCCCCTCGCTTCTGCTCGCCGGGCGCGAACGCACGCTGATCGCCGAATGGGCCTATCCGATGATGAACGGCACGGAGGGTGCCGTCAGTGAGGCCGACCTCGAAGAGTTCATCCGCTCATACTCCCGCGCGGGTGCATGGCGAGGCACCGAGAGTCTGTACCGGGCGATCTTCTCCGACAACGGTGCCACCAAGGCATTGGCAGAAGCGCATTCGATCGAGGTGCCGGTGCTCACGGTCGACGGCGTGAACAATCCCTTCACCGCGAACTCATTTCAGCAGGTGAGCTCAGGTGAGTTCACGTCGGTACACATCCAGGGAGTCGGGCATCTAGTTGCTCAGGAAGCTCCCGAGCAACTCGCCGCCGCTGTCCTCGAGTTCGTGTCGGGCATCGACCGGGACTAACTGTTGTGGGTCATGACGTTGGCAACTTCACGATCGTTGTCTGTGAACGACAGTTATCGGGGCAGGTCAGCTCCGACGTGATGCGGTGATCATGGTGGGCTACTTCGCGGCCATGCCGATGAGCGAGCGTGGCGGTTCGGCGACGCCTGGTCGCTAGACTCGTCAGTCATGAGCAATAGTGACGATCTGCAGTTTGCGTTCGACGTGTCGGACCAAGCTGCTGAGCTCGCGTTGGAGTACTTCGAGGCCGGTGTCGCGGTGATGTTGAAGGATGACGGCTCTCAGGTCACCGAGGCTGACCGGGCGGTTGAGCGACTGCTTCGCGAGAGGCTGTCGAAGCACCGGCCGAGCGATGCACTCCTCGGCGAGGAACTGGGGCGGCTGGGGGAGTCCGATCGGATCTGGATCATCGACCCCATCGACGGCACGGCCTTCTTCAGTCGGCATGACCCGAACTGGCGGGTCCACCTCGCACTTGAGGTTGGCGGGCGAACCGAGCTCGCGGTCGTGACCGCTCCCGCGCTGCAGCGCTGCTGGTGGGCCACCCGCGGCGGGGGTGCGTTCGAGTCTCCCTGGCCACGGCACCAGGCTCGGGCAACGCGCCTGGACGTCAGTGGGACGTCGACGTTGGAGGGGGCTCGCCTTGAGGCTCTAGACGATGCGTCTCGAGCGCGGCTCCCTCCGGGTGCGGTCCGCTCGCCGGCGAGCCCGCTGCCGCTCGTCGAGCTCGTTCGTGGCGAGATCGACGCCTTCCTGGTGGAGCGTTATCACCTCTGGGATCACGCTCCGTGGATCCTGCTCGTCGAGGAAGCGGGTGGTCAGTTCACCGACCGGACCGGAGGGCGTGCAGGCGATCAAGGGGGTGGGCTGTATTCCAACGCAAACCTGCACAGTCAGCTGCTCGCAGCGCTGCGGTATCCGAAACGCAACGGACCCTCCCCAGGGCTCACCTGACAAGACCCTGAGACCAACCACTACCGTCACGACCCCGCCTCGACTCCTATCGAAGCGTCAGTTCCGAGCCTCCACCAAACCGACTGCACGCTGGATTGGGATGAGCCCAGAAAATCTTCCGTCGCCCGAGCGCTGGCCAAAGACGACTTGCCTCCACGTCAGACGCGACTGAAGGGCCCCACAACACCTAGTGATGCGGCCTCGCACTTGATACCGTCGCAATGTAAAGCCGGCTTGCT
This sequence is a window from Sanguibacter antarcticus. Protein-coding genes within it:
- a CDS encoding alpha/beta fold hydrolase, producing the protein MTITSPAGATIPEVTHHVVDLNGAPIHYVSAGGTGSPIVLVHGWPETWWAFHKLIPLLAQTHRVYALDLRGFGDSGNDDVGWEEQVAADDLHYLVEHLDVGPVHVLVQDISGGVGFRFAATYTEDLLSFTAIESTLAGFGLEMLADVNSFGSWHVGFLGAPGIPSLLLAGRERTLIAEWAYPMMNGTEGAVSEADLEEFIRSYSRAGAWRGTESLYRAIFSDNGATKALAEAHSIEVPVLTVDGVNNPFTANSFQQVSSGEFTSVHIQGVGHLVAQEAPEQLAAAVLEFVSGIDRD
- a CDS encoding inositol monophosphatase family protein; this encodes MSNSDDLQFAFDVSDQAAELALEYFEAGVAVMLKDDGSQVTEADRAVERLLRERLSKHRPSDALLGEELGRLGESDRIWIIDPIDGTAFFSRHDPNWRVHLALEVGGRTELAVVTAPALQRCWWATRGGGAFESPWPRHQARATRLDVSGTSTLEGARLEALDDASRARLPPGAVRSPASPLPLVELVRGEIDAFLVERYHLWDHAPWILLVEEAGGQFTDRTGGRAGDQGGGLYSNANLHSQLLAALRYPKRNGPSPGLT